The following proteins are encoded in a genomic region of Alphaproteobacteria bacterium:
- a CDS encoding GntR family transcriptional regulator yields the protein MTPVSGALRTQVEPATEPKKQPLYLQIRNSLRDRIIGGAYGVSEKLPSEHDLMDLFGASRVTVRRALTGLQDDGLIVSRRGEGYFVTRPAVVQDLGRLQGLAEAVEQSSHIVRSAVVSAREVAADASVADALDLDIGTVVFELKRIRYLNQNPLSFDISYFPLPLGRKLSECDLSANDVYALLGDLLDDDLGHADFLIDVAEANDEIAGALGLAPGRPVIHVTRVAYMKSGKPVDFEYLYGIPNAYRFKVLVPRW from the coding sequence ATGACTCCTGTATCCGGAGCCCTGCGCACGCAGGTCGAACCGGCCACCGAACCGAAGAAGCAGCCGCTGTATCTTCAGATCCGAAACAGCCTGCGCGACCGTATTATTGGCGGCGCTTATGGAGTCTCGGAAAAACTACCGTCGGAACATGATCTGATGGACCTGTTCGGCGCCAGCAGGGTCACCGTTCGCCGCGCTCTCACCGGCTTGCAGGACGACGGCCTGATCGTGAGCCGTCGGGGTGAAGGATACTTTGTCACACGACCCGCCGTCGTGCAGGACCTCGGGCGGCTGCAGGGCCTCGCCGAAGCCGTCGAACAGTCCAGCCATATCGTACGCTCGGCAGTCGTCTCGGCGCGCGAGGTCGCCGCTGACGCCTCCGTGGCCGATGCACTCGACCTCGATATCGGTACGGTCGTTTTCGAACTGAAGCGAATCCGGTACCTGAATCAAAACCCGTTATCCTTCGACATCAGCTATTTTCCCCTGCCGCTCGGCCGGAAACTGTCCGAATGCGACCTGTCGGCGAACGACGTCTATGCACTGCTGGGCGACCTGCTGGATGACGACCTTGGCCATGCGGATTTCCTGATCGATGTCGCGGAAGCCAACGACGAAATCGCCGGCGCGCTTGGCCTGGCGCCAGGCCGGCCGGTCATTCACGTCACGAGGGTGGCCTATATGAAATCCGGCAAGCCGGTGGATTTCGAATACCTGTACGGCATACCGAACGCCTATCGTTTCAAGGTTCTGGTGCCCCGTTGGTAA
- a CDS encoding fumarate reductase/succinate dehydrogenase flavoprotein subunit, with the protein MDDIQSGLHHVDADILVIGGGTAGPMAAYKAKCKNPNAKVVLLEKANVKRSGAISMGMDGLNNTVIPGHATPEQYTKEITVANDGIVDQKAVLRYAENCFDIINELDSFGIRFQKDETGEYDVKKVHHVGTYVLPMPNGDTVKKALYRQLRRKQILISNRFMATRLLNGADGRIAGAIAVNTRTSEFLVIRAKAVILCMGAAGRLGLPTSGYLFGTYENAANSGDGYAMAYHAGAELTNLECYQINPLIKDYNGPACAYVAGPFGGYTANNEGMRFIECDYWSGQMMQEFYNELQSGKGPVFLKLDHLHEDTVKEIAKTLHNVERPTRGRFHENRNTDYNREMIEMHISEIGFCSGHSASGVWVDENARTSVAGLYAAGDMASVPHNYMLGAFTNGAFAGEDAVDFVAEHDFAAFDDGQVEAEMTRVLAPTKREDGIPPNQIEYKTRRLVNDYLQPPKVTRKMQLAQDRFAEVRADLEHMVVRDSHELMRSLEARSILDCADMAAHASLFRTESRWGLYHHYADYPEKDNENWFCHTQLKKDENGRMTSFKRPVEPYVIEIDDEEMGAYDNQRVRAEAGD; encoded by the coding sequence ATGGATGACATTCAATCGGGCCTGCACCATGTCGACGCCGACATCCTTGTAATCGGCGGGGGAACCGCCGGGCCGATGGCGGCATACAAGGCGAAGTGCAAGAACCCCAACGCCAAGGTCGTGCTGCTTGAAAAAGCGAATGTAAAGCGCAGCGGCGCCATTTCGATGGGTATGGACGGGCTGAACAACACCGTCATTCCGGGCCATGCGACGCCGGAGCAGTATACGAAGGAAATCACCGTCGCGAATGACGGAATTGTGGATCAGAAGGCGGTGCTGCGCTACGCCGAGAACTGCTTCGACATCATCAACGAACTCGATTCCTTCGGTATCCGGTTCCAGAAGGACGAAACGGGCGAGTATGACGTGAAAAAGGTGCATCACGTCGGCACCTATGTCCTGCCGATGCCGAACGGCGACACGGTCAAGAAAGCGCTTTACCGCCAGTTGCGCCGCAAGCAGATCCTGATTTCCAACCGCTTCATGGCGACAAGGCTGCTGAACGGCGCGGATGGGCGCATCGCCGGCGCCATCGCCGTGAACACGCGCACCAGCGAATTCCTCGTCATCCGGGCGAAGGCCGTCATCCTGTGCATGGGCGCGGCGGGACGACTCGGCCTGCCCACCTCCGGCTATCTTTTCGGGACCTATGAAAACGCCGCAAACAGCGGCGACGGTTACGCCATGGCCTATCATGCCGGCGCCGAGCTCACGAACCTCGAATGCTATCAGATCAATCCGCTGATCAAGGATTATAACGGGCCGGCCTGCGCCTATGTCGCCGGGCCGTTCGGCGGCTACACCGCGAACAACGAGGGCATGCGCTTCATCGAATGCGACTACTGGTCCGGCCAGATGATGCAGGAATTCTATAATGAACTGCAATCCGGCAAGGGCCCGGTCTTCCTGAAGCTGGATCATCTGCACGAGGATACGGTCAAGGAAATCGCCAAAACCCTTCACAATGTGGAGCGCCCGACGCGCGGCCGGTTCCATGAAAACCGCAACACCGACTACAACCGCGAAATGATCGAGATGCATATCTCGGAGATCGGCTTCTGTTCCGGGCACAGCGCCTCGGGCGTCTGGGTCGATGAAAATGCCCGGACATCGGTCGCGGGCCTGTATGCCGCCGGCGATATGGCGAGCGTGCCGCATAACTACATGCTGGGCGCGTTCACCAATGGCGCCTTTGCCGGCGAGGATGCGGTGGATTTCGTCGCGGAGCATGACTTCGCGGCCTTCGACGACGGACAGGTCGAGGCCGAAATGACACGTGTTCTGGCCCCGACGAAACGCGAGGACGGCATCCCGCCGAACCAGATCGAATACAAGACCCGCCGCCTGGTAAACGATTACCTGCAACCGCCGAAAGTCACGCGGAAGATGCAGTTGGCGCAGGATCGCTTTGCCGAAGTCCGCGCCGACCTGGAACACATGGTCGTCCGGGATTCACATGAGCTGATGCGGTCGCTGGAAGCTCGGTCGATTCTCGATTGCGCGGATATGGCGGCCCACGCCTCCCTGTTCCGCACGGAAAGCCGCTGGGGACTCTATCATCATTACGCGGACTACCCGGAAAAGGATAACGAGAATTGGTTCTGCCATACGCAGCTGAAAAAGGATGAAAACGGCAGGATGACCAGCTTCAAGCGCCCGGTTGAGCCGTATGTCATCGAGATCGATGACGAGGAAATGGGCGCCTATGACAACCAGCGGGTCAGAGCCGAGGCCGGGGACTGA
- a CDS encoding DUF971 domain-containing protein, giving the protein MEQIFPDERPVSGPPLKIMVLDDRRALTVSWQGGVTHCLSAAVLRRNCRSSGAVRARIDGADAEIPGDITIMDARLVGTYALNLVFSDGEHRGIYPWAWLREIATNEKCPMASNC; this is encoded by the coding sequence ATGGAACAGATATTCCCCGACGAACGCCCCGTTTCCGGCCCGCCGCTCAAGATCATGGTGCTGGATGACCGGCGCGCGCTGACGGTCAGCTGGCAGGGCGGTGTAACGCATTGCCTCAGCGCCGCGGTACTACGCCGCAACTGCCGCTCTTCCGGCGCGGTTCGCGCGCGCATCGATGGCGCCGACGCCGAGATTCCCGGCGACATTACGATCATGGATGCCCGGCTGGTTGGCACATACGCCCTGAACCTTGTCTTTTCCGACGGGGAACATCGCGGGATTTATCCCTGGGCCTGGCTCCGCGAAATCGCAACGAACGAAAAATGTCCGATGGCAAGTAATTGCTGA
- a CDS encoding ABC transporter substrate-binding protein, with amino-acid sequence MCTDTYTAGIIVKELGLLDQQLAELAKTEKYKDATFNVRWADYSSGGPITNQMLANKLNIGVMGDYPLIVNGAKFQETESLRTLYVAGTGYNLKGSGNAVVVPVSSSIYKFEELRGKEISVPVGSAAWGMTLKALQDAGIPSSEITIKNQSPAVGAANIATSKIDAHADFCPWSELMEFRGTGRKIYDGSETTIPYLHGVVVRQELAREYPEVVIAFLKAVIDAGDWVREDPMRAAENLEKWTGVEKEVQYLYFSKGGHLTLEPTIKEKWVDALKFNHGVLAREQQVPPLDFNEWITDTYIRAAYKEKSLDYEKDLADIYDPEVENADLPLEIWHAKDGIKTYATIGEFLKAVAEFRTVAQKLNATYVYDKATGLKLFGKMAFYVQGKDGAMTAFLRKQDADAYAGTIGGKVIGFEEAVGMTTG; translated from the coding sequence ATGTGTACCGACACATATACGGCAGGCATTATCGTCAAGGAACTTGGCCTGCTCGACCAGCAGCTGGCCGAACTGGCGAAGACCGAAAAATACAAGGATGCCACGTTCAATGTCCGTTGGGCGGATTACAGTTCGGGCGGACCGATCACCAACCAGATGCTGGCGAACAAACTGAACATCGGCGTCATGGGCGATTATCCGCTCATCGTGAACGGCGCCAAGTTCCAGGAAACCGAAAGCCTCCGGACGCTCTATGTCGCCGGTACGGGCTATAACCTGAAAGGGTCGGGCAACGCGGTCGTCGTTCCGGTTTCGTCGTCGATTTACAAATTCGAGGAACTGCGCGGCAAGGAAATTTCCGTTCCCGTCGGCAGCGCCGCCTGGGGCATGACCCTGAAGGCGCTTCAGGATGCCGGAATTCCGAGTTCGGAAATCACCATAAAGAACCAGAGCCCGGCTGTCGGCGCCGCCAATATCGCCACGAGCAAGATCGACGCCCATGCCGATTTCTGTCCCTGGTCCGAATTGATGGAGTTCCGGGGTACGGGCCGCAAAATCTATGACGGCAGCGAAACAACTATTCCCTACCTCCACGGCGTCGTCGTGCGCCAGGAACTGGCCAGGGAATATCCCGAGGTCGTCATTGCCTTCCTCAAGGCGGTGATTGATGCCGGCGACTGGGTTCGCGAAGACCCGATGCGGGCCGCGGAAAACCTGGAAAAATGGACCGGTGTCGAAAAGGAGGTCCAGTACCTTTATTTCAGCAAGGGTGGCCACCTGACCCTCGAACCGACAATCAAGGAGAAATGGGTCGACGCGTTGAAATTCAATCACGGCGTGCTCGCCCGCGAACAGCAGGTCCCGCCACTCGATTTCAACGAATGGATTACCGATACCTATATCCGGGCGGCCTACAAGGAAAAGTCGCTCGACTACGAAAAGGACCTCGCGGACATATATGACCCGGAGGTCGAGAATGCCGATCTTCCACTGGAAATCTGGCACGCCAAGGATGGCATCAAGACCTATGCAACCATTGGCGAATTCCTGAAAGCCGTCGCGGAATTCCGAACGGTCGCGCAGAAACTGAATGCGACCTACGTCTACGACAAGGCGACCGGGCTGAAGCTGTTCGGCAAGATGGCGTTCTATGTTCAGGGCAAGGACGGCGCCATGACAGCCTTCCTGCGTAAGCAGGACGCCGATGCCTATGCCGGCACGATCGGCGGCAAGGTCATCGGGTTTGAAGAAGCCGTCGGCATGACAACCGGATAA
- a CDS encoding ferredoxin family protein — MPIANTPTTVPVTVDESKCIAEKGCTVCVDVCPLDVLRISEESGKAYMKYDECWYCMPCEADCPTGAVTVSIPYLLR, encoded by the coding sequence ATGCCAATCGCCAATACGCCAACCACCGTCCCCGTGACGGTCGATGAATCGAAATGCATTGCGGAAAAAGGCTGCACCGTCTGCGTCGATGTCTGCCCGCTGGACGTGCTGCGGATCAGCGAGGAATCCGGCAAGGCCTACATGAAGTATGACGAATGCTGGTACTGCATGCCCTGCGAAGCCGATTGCCCCACAGGCGCCGTGACCGTCAGCATCCCCTATCTTCTGAGGTAA
- a CDS encoding CDP-alcohol phosphatidyltransferase family protein, whose translation MRAYPDSPPQAQPPKTYAHAVARWCIRPLIGTAVTPNHLTTLRLVTGVAAALALAAGTRDWAIVGGTVFLVSAMLDRADGELARLSDRSSPGGHWYDLYSDMAVNVAVFIGIGFGLVDSPLGVWAPAMGVVSGLSIGAIFLIVFQLHDQGSHPNAVFRYPKGFDFDDALFIVVPCAWFGGLLPLLIAGAIGAPAFLAFSIIKWRKGRTRP comes from the coding sequence ATGCGCGCATACCCGGACTCCCCCCCTCAGGCGCAGCCGCCGAAAACGTATGCCCATGCAGTGGCGCGCTGGTGTATTCGACCATTGATTGGCACAGCCGTTACTCCAAATCACCTCACGACATTACGTTTGGTGACGGGTGTGGCCGCGGCATTGGCTTTAGCTGCGGGAACCCGCGACTGGGCAATCGTGGGCGGGACGGTCTTTCTTGTCTCGGCGATGCTCGACAGGGCGGACGGCGAGCTCGCGCGCCTCAGCGACCGGTCGAGCCCAGGCGGACATTGGTATGACCTGTATTCGGACATGGCGGTGAATGTGGCCGTATTCATCGGCATCGGTTTCGGACTCGTCGATTCGCCGCTTGGCGTGTGGGCGCCTGCCATGGGCGTTGTTTCCGGACTTTCCATCGGCGCCATTTTCCTGATCGTGTTTCAACTTCACGATCAGGGCAGCCACCCCAACGCGGTTTTCAGATATCCCAAGGGTTTCGATTTTGACGACGCCCTCTTTATCGTCGTCCCATGCGCCTGGTTCGGCGGTCTCCTGCCGCTCCTGATTGCGGGCGCCATCGGCGCACCGGCCTTCCTGGCGTTCTCAATCATAAAATGGCGAAAAGGCCGTACCCGTCCCTAA
- a CDS encoding HEAT repeat domain-containing protein: MSVFEPFDSSEDIDDILDKLGDSDPKIRQVAVMDMAETADTDVVPHIVAALSDPSDEVRLQAARVLENFDGAVVSAGLAGALQDPSREVAEAAAYSLAELKDVEAAVPLLPLTVHEKAFVREKALLAMKELRHPDSLMPALNALTDPVAGVRIQAVGVLGYLQLEESLHALIVASRDQDTEVRRAALGALAYSRLPIIAEALVKGLADSEWRVREIAAETIGKIGCTEGIDGLIGVLDDAYWQVRVQAIRSLGKLGVARAVPLIAPALEHSISNLRKDAAAALGEIADSVALPYLEKALEDPDPDVRKNVRWAIGRIAAA, encoded by the coding sequence ATGAGCGTATTCGAACCTTTCGATTCATCTGAAGATATCGACGACATCCTCGACAAACTGGGCGATTCCGACCCCAAGATCCGCCAGGTTGCGGTAATGGATATGGCGGAGACGGCGGACACCGATGTCGTCCCGCATATCGTCGCCGCCCTGTCCGACCCCAGCGATGAAGTACGTCTGCAGGCCGCGCGCGTACTGGAAAATTTCGACGGCGCCGTCGTGTCGGCCGGTCTGGCGGGCGCCTTGCAGGACCCCTCCCGGGAAGTCGCGGAGGCGGCCGCGTACAGCCTTGCGGAGCTGAAAGACGTTGAGGCAGCCGTCCCCCTGCTGCCCCTCACCGTTCACGAAAAGGCCTTCGTTCGGGAGAAAGCACTGCTGGCGATGAAGGAATTGCGGCATCCGGATTCGCTGATGCCCGCCCTGAATGCCCTGACCGACCCCGTGGCGGGAGTGCGCATTCAGGCGGTTGGCGTTCTCGGATATCTGCAACTGGAAGAATCGCTGCACGCACTTATCGTGGCGTCGCGCGACCAGGACACGGAGGTGCGGCGCGCCGCGCTTGGCGCACTGGCTTATTCGCGCCTTCCCATCATTGCGGAAGCGCTTGTGAAGGGGCTCGCGGATAGCGAATGGCGGGTCCGGGAGATCGCGGCCGAAACCATCGGCAAGATCGGCTGTACCGAAGGAATCGACGGCCTGATCGGTGTTCTGGACGATGCGTACTGGCAGGTCAGGGTCCAGGCCATCCGGAGCCTCGGCAAGCTTGGCGTCGCGCGTGCGGTTCCGCTCATCGCTCCTGCCCTGGAACATTCGATCAGCAACCTGCGCAAGGATGCCGCCGCGGCGCTTGGCGAAATCGCCGATTCCGTTGCACTGCCGTATCTGGAGAAAGCCCTGGAAGACCCGGATCCGGATGTTCGCAAGAATGTTCGCTGGGCAATTGGAAGGATCGCAGCGGCGTAG
- a CDS encoding ABC transporter ATP-binding protein yields MLEPVSNIETIIAAKPVSDISKGRIVIDDVSIVFGKGKSENRAVEKTHLTIEPGEFVCILGPSGCGKSTLLNTVAGFIEPTTGRVLIDDDEVREPGPDRGMVFQQYSLFPWKTVLENVAFGPRLAKHSDTEAVRTANSFLAMVGLSAFANRYPEELSGGMKQRVGIARALANYPSVLLMDEPFGALDAQTRVMMQENLLKIWSQFRNTVLFITHDVDEAIFLADRVLVMSASPGRIIADITVSLERPRDVEIATEEEFIAIKKRCIDAIRAETLKAFEQQNRN; encoded by the coding sequence ATGCTGGAACCCGTTTCGAACATTGAGACGATCATCGCCGCAAAGCCCGTCAGCGATATATCCAAGGGCCGTATCGTCATCGACGATGTCAGCATCGTTTTCGGCAAGGGAAAATCCGAAAACCGCGCGGTCGAGAAAACCCATCTGACCATCGAGCCGGGCGAATTCGTCTGCATCCTCGGCCCGTCGGGTTGCGGTAAATCGACCCTCCTGAATACCGTGGCGGGGTTCATCGAACCGACGACGGGGCGTGTCCTGATCGACGATGACGAGGTCAGGGAACCGGGGCCGGACCGCGGGATGGTCTTTCAGCAATACTCCCTGTTTCCCTGGAAGACGGTCCTGGAGAACGTCGCCTTCGGGCCGCGACTTGCGAAACACAGCGATACCGAAGCGGTCCGCACCGCCAATTCGTTTCTTGCCATGGTCGGCCTGAGCGCCTTTGCCAACCGTTATCCCGAGGAATTGTCGGGCGGCATGAAACAGCGTGTCGGCATCGCCCGTGCGCTTGCCAATTATCCGAGTGTCCTGCTGATGGACGAACCGTTCGGCGCCCTCGATGCCCAGACACGGGTCATGATGCAGGAAAACCTGCTCAAGATATGGTCCCAGTTCCGCAACACGGTCCTGTTCATTACCCATGATGTGGATGAGGCGATCTTTCTGGCGGACCGGGTCCTGGTGATGAGCGCCAGCCCGGGGCGGATCATCGCCGATATCACTGTGTCCCTGGAACGGCCGAGAGACGTTGAAATCGCCACCGAGGAAGAATTCATCGCGATCAAAAAGCGCTGCATCGATGCCATTCGGGCCGAAACGCTGAAAGCGTTCGAACAGCAGAATAGGAACTAG
- a CDS encoding ABC transporter permease, with the protein MSAQQSASRISQVHPDATTPDQAVLSTGAAADPVAVKATASEPFQVPRAAKRWSIRIGALVIAVAFWHLLTEYNFNYIMNFANVPDPAAVFIAFLEHIQTSEFYIHIVVSIKRILIGYGFAVVIGIVIGLLMGRSKLAEDFFISYIEVLRPIPAVAWIPMAILMWPTEESSIIFITFLGALFPIVLNTALGAEQTPAVLVRAARSLGASNMEIFWHVVIPSSLPSIAAGLSIGMGVSWFSLLAGEIISGQYGIGYFTWAAYSLIEYDNIVVGMLVIGGLGTLSTYLVRLATKPFLRWQALEKH; encoded by the coding sequence ATGTCTGCACAACAAAGCGCATCGCGTATCAGCCAGGTCCATCCTGACGCAACGACACCTGATCAGGCGGTGTTATCGACAGGCGCAGCTGCCGATCCGGTTGCCGTCAAAGCCACCGCTTCTGAACCGTTTCAGGTCCCGCGGGCCGCCAAACGCTGGTCGATACGCATCGGGGCGCTGGTGATCGCCGTCGCCTTCTGGCATCTCCTCACCGAATACAATTTCAACTACATCATGAATTTTGCAAACGTGCCCGATCCCGCGGCTGTTTTCATTGCCTTCCTTGAACATATCCAGACGTCGGAATTCTATATTCATATCGTTGTCAGTATTAAACGTATCCTCATTGGCTATGGCTTCGCGGTCGTTATCGGCATCGTCATCGGGCTGCTGATGGGCCGCTCGAAGCTGGCCGAAGATTTCTTCATTTCCTATATCGAGGTCCTGCGGCCCATCCCCGCCGTTGCCTGGATTCCGATGGCGATCCTCATGTGGCCGACGGAAGAATCCAGCATCATCTTCATTACGTTCCTCGGCGCACTTTTCCCCATCGTCCTGAACACCGCGCTTGGCGCGGAACAGACACCCGCCGTGCTGGTCAGGGCGGCGCGCTCGCTGGGCGCCAGCAACATGGAAATTTTCTGGCATGTGGTCATTCCATCGTCGCTACCGAGCATCGCGGCGGGCCTTTCCATCGGCATGGGCGTCTCCTGGTTTTCGCTGCTGGCCGGGGAAATCATCAGCGGGCAATACGGCATCGGGTACTTCACCTGGGCAGCCTATTCGCTGATCGAATACGACAACATCGTCGTCGGCATGCTGGTAATCGGCGGCCTTGGCACGCTTTCAACCTATCTGGTGCGCCTGGCGACAAAACCGTTCCTGCGGTGGCAGGCACTGGAGAAACACTGA
- a CDS encoding TlpA disulfide reductase family protein: MVNRFRIAASAIVVLLTVFSIADRPLAEGLPLVEFPEKPQAPPLSLSLLNGDTFDIGSYRGRVVVVNFWATWCAPCLKEMPVFEKAWSTLRQEGIVLVAVNLGDTPEKIQRFLKHRPVTFPVLVDIESDTFDPWQIQSLPTTYVVGPDGRIHYGAIGDRKWDSPAILDTIRKLR; encoded by the coding sequence TTGGTAAACCGGTTCAGGATAGCCGCATCGGCGATCGTCGTCCTGCTGACCGTATTTTCCATCGCGGACCGGCCACTGGCGGAAGGCCTTCCGCTCGTCGAATTCCCGGAAAAGCCGCAGGCGCCGCCACTCAGCCTGTCGCTCCTGAACGGAGACACATTCGATATCGGATCGTATCGCGGCCGCGTCGTCGTCGTAAATTTCTGGGCGACATGGTGCGCGCCCTGCCTTAAGGAAATGCCGGTATTCGAGAAGGCCTGGTCGACCCTGCGTCAGGAAGGCATCGTGCTTGTCGCGGTGAATCTTGGCGATACGCCGGAGAAGATCCAGCGATTCCTGAAACATCGGCCCGTGACATTTCCAGTCCTGGTGGATATCGAGTCGGATACCTTCGACCCCTGGCAGATTCAGAGCCTGCCGACGACCTATGTCGTGGGACCCGATGGACGCATCCATTACGGCGCCATCGGCGATCGGAAATGGGACTCCCCGGCCATTCTGGATACGATCAGAAAGCTGCGCTGA
- a CDS encoding NAD-dependent epimerase/dehydratase family protein, with protein MNLVTGGGGFLGAHLISLLLAEGQDVRVLEKPGACLDHLPIDRIDVVEADIRDATAVRPTVRGCDRVYHLAADPNLWHRDRRSFDAVNHQGTVNVMRAAVDAGITEILYTSTESILAPPPSKENAHNRLDLDESDMPGPYCVSKFRAERAVHAMVADGAQIVIVTPTLPVGPGDWKRTPPTRMTVAFCRGEMPAFLECRLNFMDARDVAWGMVLAMEKGRKGARYVLGDTNLYLSEWLRLVGEEVGRAVPRWRVPYAVALGTAYISEFWADYISHSMPMATVTGVRLTRRNMFFDTAPDLAELGLQPRCIRESVRDSIAWYRAQGWL; from the coding sequence ATGAATCTCGTTACAGGCGGTGGCGGGTTTCTGGGCGCGCACCTCATTTCCCTCCTGCTTGCCGAGGGCCAGGACGTTCGCGTGCTGGAGAAGCCCGGCGCATGTTTGGATCATCTGCCCATCGACCGGATCGACGTGGTCGAAGCGGATATCCGGGACGCGACGGCCGTGCGACCGACCGTGCGAGGATGCGATCGGGTCTACCACCTTGCCGCCGACCCCAACCTGTGGCACCGGGACCGGCGGTCATTCGATGCCGTAAACCATCAAGGCACCGTGAATGTCATGCGCGCCGCGGTTGACGCGGGGATTACGGAGATTCTCTATACCAGCACCGAAAGCATTCTCGCGCCGCCGCCGTCGAAGGAAAACGCACATAACCGGCTGGATCTCGATGAAAGCGACATGCCGGGCCCCTACTGCGTCAGCAAGTTCCGGGCGGAGAGAGCCGTGCATGCAATGGTCGCGGACGGGGCGCAGATTGTCATCGTGACGCCGACGCTTCCGGTGGGCCCGGGGGACTGGAAGCGGACGCCGCCCACGCGCATGACCGTGGCATTCTGCCGCGGCGAAATGCCGGCGTTTCTGGAATGCCGGCTGAACTTCATGGATGCGCGCGACGTCGCCTGGGGCATGGTTCTTGCCATGGAAAAGGGTCGCAAGGGTGCGCGATACGTCTTGGGCGATACAAACCTGTACCTGTCCGAATGGTTGCGGCTGGTCGGCGAAGAAGTGGGGCGCGCCGTGCCGCGCTGGCGGGTGCCATATGCCGTTGCCCTGGGGACGGCCTACATCAGCGAGTTTTGGGCGGATTATATCAGTCATTCAATGCCCATGGCGACGGTCACAGGCGTAAGACTGACGCGACGCAACATGTTTTTCGATACGGCGCCGGATCTGGCGGAACTCGGCCTTCAACCCCGCTGCATTAGAGAATCCGTTCGTGATTCGATTGCCTGGTACCGGGCGCAGGGGTGGCTTTAG
- a CDS encoding SCO family protein: MPAAGKTLLLVAALILIGGVAIAGSVVLQRDGGIPDELADIALAAPVPIDAVSLADANGSVVVPATAREKWTLLALGFTHCPDVCPFMLGNLAEVENRMRERLGPAQQPQFVFLSVDPARDTPALLAEYVAFFSDDFVGLTGPKSEIDRITKQLSAFYRLGPKDSDGDYGVDHSAEIFLIDPKGRLFGKFQPPLDPDDTTTKFEKALRFFEQSET, from the coding sequence ATGCCTGCCGCCGGGAAAACCCTCCTGCTCGTCGCTGCGCTGATTCTGATTGGCGGCGTCGCCATTGCGGGAAGTGTCGTCCTGCAGCGCGATGGCGGCATTCCGGACGAACTGGCCGATATCGCCCTTGCAGCGCCTGTCCCGATTGATGCCGTGTCGCTGGCCGATGCAAACGGATCCGTCGTCGTCCCCGCGACCGCCCGGGAAAAATGGACGCTGCTGGCGCTCGGTTTCACGCATTGTCCCGATGTCTGCCCCTTCATGCTGGGCAACCTGGCAGAGGTCGAAAACCGGATGCGGGAAAGGCTGGGTCCGGCGCAACAACCGCAATTCGTGTTTCTTTCCGTCGACCCCGCCCGGGACACCCCGGCACTGCTGGCGGAATATGTCGCGTTTTTCAGCGATGATTTCGTGGGGCTGACCGGCCCGAAAAGCGAGATTGACCGGATCACGAAACAACTCAGCGCTTTCTACCGGCTCGGCCCCAAAGACAGCGACGGCGATTACGGGGTCGATCACAGCGCGGAAATCTTCCTGATCGACCCGAAGGGCCGCCTGTTTGGAAAGTTCCAGCCCCCGCTCGACCCGGACGACACAACGACGAAGTTTGAAAAGGCGCTGCGGTTTTTCGAGCAGTCGGAAACATAG